One window from the genome of Malus domestica chromosome 01, GDT2T_hap1 encodes:
- the LOC103417637 gene encoding exportin-2, translated as MEWNPETLQHLSQCFLHTLSPAPEPRRRAEASLSEASLHPNYGLAVLRLVAEPTVDDQIRQAASVNFKNHLKARWAPNPSSDEIPIPDAEKDQIKGLIVSLMLSATPKIQGQLSEALVLIGKHDFPKLWPALLPELISSLGAASLAGDYASINGILGTANSIFKKFRYQYKTNDLLLDLKYCLDNFAAPLLEIFMKTANLIESAANSGGSAVVLKPLFDSQRLCCRIFYSLNFQELPEFFEDHMNEWMTEMKKYLTTSYPALESSADGLALVDGLRAAVCENINLYMEKNEEEFQVYLNDFALAVWQLLVNVSQVSSRDQLAVTAIKFLTTVSTSVHHNLFAAEGVIPQICQGIVIPNVRLREEDEELFEMNYIEFVRRDMEGSDLDTRRRIACELLKGIASNYKQQVTNLVSLQIQSLLSSFATNPVVNWKDKDCAIYLVVSLAIKKAGGTSVSTDLVDVQSFFGTVIAPELQSQDVNGFPMLKAGALKFFTMFRNHIPKPMALQFFPDLIRFLRAESNVVHSYAASCIEKLLMVKDDGGRARYTSTDISPVLPQLMNNLFEALKVPESEENQYIMKCIMRVLGVADISFEIADPCIKGFTLILNKACENPKNPIFNHYLFESVAVLVKRACGKNASLISLFETSLFPSLQKILGEDVTEFFPYAFQLLAQLVELNNPPISPSYMHIFEILLSPDLWKKASNVPALVRLLQAFLYKAPHELNQGGRLQQVLVIFNKLVSARSTDEQGFYVLNTIIDSLEYNVIAPYIGGIWSALFTVLQTRQTGKFIKSLLIFMSLFLVKHGSQNLADTMNAVQGNIFQVILVQFWISNLKLITGVIETKLTAVASTRLLCESPALLDAAAVEHWGKMLDSIMTLLSRPEQDRVEEDPEMPDIAENTGYSATFVRLHNAGKREDDPLKDIRDPKEFLVTSLAGFSKLSPNRYPQIISQYLDPANQAELRRLCEFYNCPIV; from the coding sequence ATGGAATGGAATCCCGAAACCCTACAGCACCTCTCTCAGTGCTTCCTCCACACCCTCTCTCCGGCCCCGGAGCCTCGCCGCCGCGCCGAGGCTTCACTATCCGAGGCATCCCTCCACCCCAATTACGGCCTCGCCGTCCTCCGCCTCGTCGCCGAGCCCACCGTTGATGATCAGATCCGGCAGGCCGCTTCCGTCAACTTCAAAAACCACCTCAAGGCGCGATGGGCTCCCAACCCCTCTTCCGACGAGATCCCCATCCCCGACGCCGAGAAGGACCAGATCAAGGGCCTTATCGTCTCCCTCATGCTCTCCGCGACACCCAAGATTCAGGGCCAGCTCAGCGAAGCCCTAGTCCTCATTGGCAAGCACGATTTCCCCAAGTTGTGGCCCGCTTTGCTCCCCGAGCTCATCTCCAGCCTTGGGGCGGCTTCGCTTGCTGGCGACTACGCCTCCATTAACGGTATTCTCGGCACTGCCAACTCCATTTTTAAGAAATTTCGTTATCAGTACAAGACCAATGATCTTTTGCTTGATTTGAAATACTGTTTGGATAATTTCGCCGCACCCCTTTTGGAAATTTTCATGAAAACTGCAAACTTGATCGAGTCTGCTGCTAATTCCGGAGGGTCTGCCGTGGTGCTTAAGCCCCTTTTTGACTCACAGAGATTGTGTTGTAGGATTTTCTACTCATTGAATTTTCAAGAGTTGCCTGAGTTTTTTGAGGACCATATGAATGAGTGGATGACTGAGATGAAAAAATATTTAACCACTAGTTATCCAGCGCTGGAGAGTAGCGCTGATGGGCTTGCGCTGGTCGATGGGTTGCGTGCAGCTGTTTGCGAGAATATTAACCTTTACATGgaaaagaatgaggaagaatttcAGGTGTACTTGAATGATTTTGCGCTCGCTGTCTGGCAATTATTAGTGAATGTGTCTCAAGTGTCGAGCCGTGATCAGTTGGCTGTTACAGCTATTAAGTTCTTGACCACAGTTAGCACAAGTGTGCATCATAATCTTTTTGCTGCTGAGGGTGTGATACCACAGATTTGTCAGGGCATTGTGATCCCTAATGTGAGACTgagggaggaggatgaggaattATTTGAAATGAACTATATTGAGTTCGTCAGGAGGGATATGGAGGGTAGTGATCTCGATACTAGGAGGAGGATTGCATGTGAGCTTCTTAAAGGGATCGCTAGCAATTATAAACAACAGGTTACCAATTTGGTTTCTCTGCAGATACAGAGTTTGCTAAGCTCTTTTGCTACAAACCCAGTTGTGAATTGGAAGGATAAGGACTGTGCTATATACTTGGTTGTATCACTTGCTATTAAGAAGGCTGGTGGTACTTCTGTTTCGACTGATCTTGTTGATGTTCAGAGCTTCTTTGGGACGGTAATTGCTCCAGAATTGCAGAGTCAGGATGTCAATGGGTTTCCGATGCTCAAGGCCGGTGCACTGAAGTTTTTCACAATGTTCAGGAATCACATACCAAAGCCTATGGCATTGCAATTTTTTCCAGATTTGATTCGGTTCCTTCGTGCAGAGTCAAATGTTGTTCACTCCTATGCTGCAAGTTGTATTGAGAAACTTTTGATGGTAAAGGACGATGGTGGAAGAGCAAGATACACTTCAACAGATATTTCTCCTGTTCTACCACAACTGATGAACAATCTCTTTGAGGCCTTGAAGGTTCCAGAATCTGAGGAAAACCAATACATAATGAAGTGTATTATGCGAGTTCTCGGGGTTGCAGACATATCGTTTGAGATTGCTGATCCTTGCATTAAAGGGTTTACATTAATACTCAACAAAGCTTGTGAAAACCCCAAGAATCCAATATTTAACCACTATCTTTTTGAGTCGGTGGCTGTTCTTGTGAAGCGTGCATGTGGGAAGAATGCCTCTCTAATATCACTTTTTGAGACGAGCCTATTTCCCAGCCTCCAGAAGATACTGGGGGAAGATGTGACCGAGTTCTTTCCTTATGCATTTCAGCTGCTTGCTCAGCTAGTTGAGTTGAATAACCCGCCAATCTCACCGTCTTACATGCATATTTTTGAGATACTTTTGTCCCCTGATTTATGGAAAAAGGCGTCTAATGTTCCAGCTCTTGTGCGTTTGCTTCAAGCATTCCTTTACAAGGCACCCCATGAGCTCAACCAAGGGGGGAGGTTGCAGCAAGTGCTTGTGATATTTAATAAGCTTGTCTCAGCTCGTAGCACAGATGAACAGGGTTTCTATGTGCTAAATACTATTATCGACAGCCTTGAGTATAATGTGATTGCGCCTTACATTGGTGGCATTTGGAGTGCCCTTTTCACGGTGCTCCAAACCAGGCAAACAGGAAAGTTTATTAAGTCTCTCTTGATTTTTATGTCACTCTTTCTGGTCAAACACGGCTCTCAAAACCTTGCAGATACAATGAATGCTGTTCAGGGCAACATATTTCAGGTCATCTTGGTGCAGTTTTGGATATCCAATCTTAAGCTTATTACAGGAGTCATTGAGACTAAGTTGACTGCTGTTGCATCAACCAGACTTCTATGTGAATCTCCAGCACTTCTGGATGCCGCAGCTGTTGAACACTGGGGGAAGATGCTGGACAGCATTATGACCCTTCTTTCGCGGCCTGAACAGGACAGGGTTGAAGAGGATCCAGAAATGCCTGATATTGCTGAAAACACAGGTTACTCTGCCACCTTTGTTCGTCTCCACAATGCTGGGAAGAGAGAGGATGACCCTCTGAAAGATATAAGGGATCCGAAAGAATTTTTGGTAACTTCATTGGCTGGGTTTTCCAAACTTTCCCCTAACAGATACCCTCAAATCATCAGTCAGTATCTTGACCCAGCCAATCAGGCAGAACTACGTCGTCTCTGCGAATTTTATAATTGCCCGATTGTTTGA